One window from the genome of Oryza glaberrima chromosome 3, OglaRS2, whole genome shotgun sequence encodes:
- the LOC127767464 gene encoding heat stress transcription factor A-1 encodes MEAAVAAAAAAAGAVTTAVAPPPGAAVSNGVATAPPPFLMKTYEMVDDPATDAVVSWGPGNNSFVVWNTPEFARDLLPKYFKHSNFSSFVRQLNTYGFRKVDPDRWEFANEGFLRGQKHLLKTINRRKPTHGNNQVQQPQLPAAPVPACVEVGKFGMEEEIEMLKRDKNVLMQELVRLRQQQQTTDHQLQTLGKRLQGMEQRQQQMMSFLAKAMHSPGFLAQFVQQNENSRRRIVASNKKRRLPKQDGSLDSESASLDGQIVKYQPMINEAAKAMLRKILKLDSSHRFESMGNSDNFLLENYMPNGQGFDSSSSTRNSGVTLAEVPANSGLPYVATSSGLSAICSTSTPQIQCPVVLDNGIPKEVPNMSAVPSVPKAVAPGPTDINIPEFPDLQDIVAEENVDIPGGGFEMPGPEGVFSLPEEGDDSVPIETDEILYNDDTQKLPAIIDSFWEQFLVASPLSVDNDEVDSGVLDQKETQQGNGWTKAENMANLTEQMGLLSSHHTG; translated from the exons ATGGAGGCCGCcgttgctgctgcggctgcggccgccggggcggtgacgacggcggtcGCGCCTCCGCCCGGCGCGGCGGTCAGCAACGGGGtggcgaccgcgccgccgccgttcctgaTGAAGACGTACGAGATGGTGGACGACCCGGCCACCGATGCCGTCGTCTCATGGGGCCCCGGGAACAACAGCTTCGTTGTGTGGAACACCCCCGAGTTCGCGCGCGACCTCCTCCCCAAGTACTTCAAGCACAGCAACTTCTCCTCCTTCGTCAGGCAGCTCAACACCTAC GGATTTAGGAAAGTTGATCCAGATAGGTGGGAGTTTGCAAACGAAGGTTTTCTTAGAGGACAAAAGCATCTACTGAAGACCATCAACAGAAGGAAACCAACTCATGGAAACAACCAAGTTCAGCAGCCTCAGTTGCCAGCTGCTCCTGTACCTGCTTGCGTAGAAGTGGGGAAGTTTGGGATGGAAGAAGAGATTGAGATGCTCAAAAGGGATAAAAATGTTTTAATGCAGGAACTTGTCAGGCTGAGACAACAACAGCAGACAACAGATCATCAGCTGCAGACTTTGGGCAAGCGTCTTCAAGGAATGGAGCAACGGCAACAACAAATGATGTCTTTCCTGGCTAAGGCAATGCATAGTCCTGGCTTCCTAGCACAATTTGTACAGCAAAACGAAAACAGCAGAAGAAGAATAGTTGCTAGTAACAAAAAGAGGAGGCTACCAAAGCAAGATGGTTCGTTGGACTCTGAAAGTGCTTCATTGGATGGACAAATAGTAAAATATCAACCTATGATCAATGAAGCAGCCAAAGCGATGCTAAGGAAGATCCTAAAGCTAGATTCTTCACATAGATTTGAATCCATGGGCAATTCAGATAATTTCCTTCTTGAGAATTATATGCCAAATGGTCAAGGTTTTGACAGCTCTTCATCAACTCGGAATTCTGGTGTTACCCTTGCAGAGGTCCCAGCTAACTCAGGTTTGCCATATGTAGCTACAAGCTCTGGACTTTCAGCTATTTGTTCAACTTCGACTCCTCAGATTCAGTGCCCAGTTGTTTTGGACAACGGCATACCCAAAGAAGTTCCAAACATGAGTGCGGTGCCTTCTGTTCCGAAGGCTGTGGCTCCAGGCCCAACTGATATCAATATTCCGGAATTCCCAGATTTGCAAGATATAGTAGCTGAAGAAAATGTTGATATTCCTGGAGGGGGCTTTGAAATGCCTGGTCCTGAGGGTGTATTCTCTTTGCCTGAAGAAGGTGATGATAGTGTTCCCATTGAGACTGATGAGATTTTGTACAACGATGACACCCAGAAACTTCCTGCTATCATTGATTCTTTCTGGGAACAGTTCCTGGTGGCTAGCCCTCTATCTGTTGATAATGATGAAGTCGATTCAGGTGTACTAGACCAAAAGGAAACACAACAGGGGAATGGATGGACCAAAGCTGAAAACATGGCTAACCTTACAGAACAGATGGGCCTCCTGTCATCACACCATACAGGATGA
- the LOC127767466 gene encoding probable xyloglucan endotransglucosylase/hydrolase protein 30, whose product MAAAVVAVLWACMMMMSIAPASLAASGFEEVPTIAFDEGFSPLFGEDNMVKSADGRTVSITLNRYTGSGFISSDYYHHGFFSASIKLPKDHTAGVVVAFYLSNGDVFEKTHDELDFEFLGNRYRHEWKMQTNVYGNGSTDRGREERYLMPFDPTADAHRFSILWHSRLIVFYVDGVPIREVPRTAAMGADYPSKPMALYVTIWDGSTWATDNGKYKVNYKRGPFTAVFSDLVLRGCTARSDIRLATTADDQDRCAAAEEDLMESDEYSSTMAMTARKRMAMRRFRQRQMLYTVCYDTNRYPEPFPECDVNMAERQMYWQWGESKVVRPRVRPRPGRRSKRRPSPAATAIPPPVLVSLQQAD is encoded by the exons atggcggcggcggtggtggcggtgctgTGGGCgtgcatgatgatgatgagcatAGCTCCGGCGAGCTTGGCGGCGTCGGGGTTCGAGGAGGTGCCGACGATCGCGTTCGACGAGGGGTTCTCGCCGCTGTTCGGGGAGGACAACATGGTGAAGTCGGCCGACGGGCGCACGGTGAGCATCACCCTCAACCGCTACACCGGCTCCGGCTTCATCTCCTCCGACTACTACCACCATGGCTTCTTCAGCGCCTCCATCAAGCTCCCCAAGGACCACACCGCCGGCGTAGTCGTCGCCTTCTAC CTGTCTAATGGAGATGTGTTCGAGAAGACGCACGACGAGCTGGACTTCGAGTTCTTGGGCAACAGGTACAGGCACGAGTGGAAGATGCAGACGAACGTGTACGGCAATGGCAGCACGGACCGTGGGCGGGAGGAGAGGTATCTGATGCCGTTCGACCCAACCGCCGACGCCCACCGCTTCTCCATCCTCTGGCACTCCCGCCTCATCGTCTTCTACGTCGACGGCGTCCCCATCCGCGAGGtcccgcgcaccgccgccatGGGCGCCGACTACCCCTCCAAGCCCATGGCGCTCTACGTCACCATCTGGGACGGCTCCACCTGGGCCACCGACAACGGCAAGTACAAGGTCAACTACAAGCGCGGGCCCTTCACCGCCGTCTTCTCCGACCTCGTCCTCCGCGGCTGCACCGCCCGCTCCGACATccgcctcgccaccaccgccgacgaccAGGACAggtgcgccgcggcggaggaggacctCATGGAGAGCGACGAGTACTCCTCGACCATGGCCATGACGGCGAGGAAGCGGATGGCGATGCGGCGGTTCAGGCAGCGGCAGATGCTCTACACCGTGTGCTACGACACCAACAGGTACCCGGAGCCGTTCCCGGAGTGCGACGTCAACATGGCGGAGCGGCAGATGTACTGGCAGTGGGGGGAGTCCAAGGTGGTTCGCCCCCGCGTCCGACCACgacccggccgccgctccaagcgccgcccctcgccggcggccacggccaTCCCGCCGCCCGTGCTCGTCTCCTTGCAGCAAGCTGACTAG